In a genomic window of Candidatus Competibacteraceae bacterium:
- a CDS encoding AEC family transporter: protein MNAFLQQIALAAPLFVLVFVGYGLMRFSGWPKSMSDDLTRFVFTVALPAMLFRLMSDFSKLPPVDARLLLAFFGGCLIVFVIGRLVAWKVFGLDGVSQSVFALGGVFSNNVMLGLPLAKVALGETAVPSVALVLVFNALILWTLVTVSVEWARHGHFSLGGFAQTTRAVLTNPIVAAILSGSLFGFIGLPLPALIETPLAMLGQAAAPLALVALGMGLAEYGVRDGWRISLAISAIKLLLQPLAVWLLARALGLPSMETQVVVLLASIAVGANVYLMSRQFQSLEGPVASSLLLSTGLAALTTPLVLTLLRF, encoded by the coding sequence ATGAACGCTTTCCTCCAGCAGATCGCTCTCGCCGCGCCGCTGTTTGTTCTTGTTTTCGTCGGTTATGGGCTGATGCGTTTTTCAGGCTGGCCGAAATCGATGTCGGATGATCTGACGCGCTTTGTCTTTACGGTGGCGCTGCCGGCCATGCTGTTCCGGCTGATGAGCGATTTTTCCAAATTGCCGCCGGTCGATGCCCGGCTGTTGTTGGCCTTTTTCGGCGGCTGTCTGATCGTCTTCGTCATCGGTCGGTTGGTGGCGTGGAAAGTCTTTGGACTGGATGGCGTGAGCCAGTCGGTGTTCGCGCTGGGCGGGGTGTTTTCCAACAATGTGATGCTCGGTCTGCCGCTGGCCAAAGTGGCGCTGGGGGAGACGGCGGTGCCGTCGGTGGCGTTGGTGCTGGTGTTCAACGCGCTGATTCTGTGGACGCTGGTCACGGTGTCGGTCGAATGGGCGCGGCATGGCCATTTTTCGCTGGGCGGTTTCGCGCAAACCACCCGCGCGGTGCTGACCAACCCTATCGTCGCCGCGATTCTGTCCGGCTCGCTGTTCGGCTTCATCGGCTTGCCCCTGCCGGCTTTGATCGAGACGCCGCTGGCGATGCTCGGCCAAGCCGCCGCGCCGCTGGCGTTGGTCGCGCTGGGCATGGGATTGGCGGAATACGGGGTGCGCGACGGCTGGCGGATCAGTCTGGCGATCAGTGCGATCAAGCTGTTGCTGCAACCGCTGGCGGTCTGGCTGCTCGCCCGCGCGCTCGGTTTGCCATCCATGGAAACACAAGTGGTGGTGCTGCTGGCGTCCATTGCGGTGGGGGCTAACGTGTATTTGATGTCGCGCCAGTTTCAAAGTTTGGAAGGCCCGGTGGCCAGCAGTCTGCTGTTGTCCACCGGGCTGGCGGCGCTGACCACGCCGCTGGTGCTTACGCTGCTCCGATTTTGA
- a CDS encoding glucan biosynthesis protein produces the protein MKCSITRRSFLSTALLTPWLSMLLGAEVRADQKLLADLQLGPAQPFSFDRLREYAKQLATQAYQAPVPRHAETIEKIDYDAHQEIQYRPDAALWRQGDGPYPVRLFHLGRLFPTPVKIHAVREGAARELLYSSRLFAFGEAEFAANLPDDLGFAGFRIMHSKTEERDWLAFLGASYFRSAGELDQYGISARGVAINTGLPTPEEFPRFSQFWLEPTADPQAVMIYALLDGPSLTGAYRIQAIRHERVIMEVEAALFFRKDIQRLGVAPLTSMYWFSESNHQPSWDWRPEVHDSDGLALWTGAGERIWRPINNPPFVQISTFVDDNPQGFGLSQRDRNFENYQDDRVFYERRPTLWVEPLEPWGAGAVQLIEIPTDYEADDNLVACWIPRDPVRAGDTRTFKYRLHWVADEPYPPARSRVVATRISWRALPKAPLRPAHRIWFAIDFAGGPLDRLDPKEPVQLVASATRGSLRSPGAFQVTGTRRWRADFEIELEGGEPIDLRAYLRLGEQALSETWLYQFIPRASTS, from the coding sequence ATGAAGTGCTCGATCACCCGCCGTTCCTTCCTCAGTACCGCCCTCCTGACCCCGTGGCTTTCCATGCTGCTGGGGGCGGAGGTTCGGGCCGATCAGAAACTGCTGGCGGACCTCCAGCTCGGTCCGGCGCAACCGTTCAGTTTCGACAGGCTGCGCGAATACGCCAAACAGCTCGCGACTCAGGCGTATCAGGCCCCGGTCCCCCGCCACGCCGAGACCATCGAAAAAATCGACTACGACGCCCATCAAGAGATTCAATATAGACCGGACGCCGCGCTCTGGCGGCAAGGCGATGGTCCGTATCCGGTTCGGTTGTTTCATTTGGGACGACTGTTTCCCACGCCGGTCAAAATCCACGCCGTGCGCGAAGGCGCGGCGCGCGAGCTTCTTTACTCATCTCGGCTGTTTGCCTTCGGCGAAGCGGAATTCGCCGCAAACCTGCCGGACGACTTGGGCTTCGCCGGTTTTCGGATCATGCACTCCAAGACCGAAGAACGCGACTGGCTGGCCTTTCTGGGCGCGTCCTATTTCCGCAGCGCCGGCGAACTCGATCAATACGGCATTTCGGCCCGAGGCGTCGCCATCAATACCGGCTTGCCCACGCCGGAGGAATTTCCTCGCTTCAGTCAGTTTTGGCTGGAACCGACCGCCGATCCGCAGGCGGTCATGATTTATGCTTTGCTCGATGGTCCCAGCCTGACCGGCGCTTATCGCATCCAGGCGATCCGCCACGAGCGCGTCATCATGGAGGTCGAAGCGGCGCTGTTCTTTCGGAAAGACATTCAGCGCCTGGGCGTCGCGCCGCTGACCAGCATGTACTGGTTCTCCGAAAGCAACCATCAGCCCAGTTGGGACTGGCGGCCGGAAGTGCACGACAGCGACGGACTGGCGCTGTGGACCGGAGCGGGCGAACGCATCTGGCGACCGATCAACAATCCGCCTTTCGTGCAGATCAGCACTTTTGTCGATGACAATCCTCAGGGTTTCGGGTTGTCCCAGCGGGATCGCAATTTCGAAAACTATCAAGACGACCGGGTATTTTACGAACGCCGGCCCACGCTGTGGGTGGAGCCGCTGGAGCCGTGGGGCGCGGGTGCGGTGCAGTTGATTGAAATTCCCACGGATTACGAAGCGGATGATAACCTCGTCGCCTGTTGGATCCCGCGCGACCCCGTGCGCGCTGGCGACACTCGCACCTTCAAATATCGCCTGCATTGGGTGGCCGACGAGCCTTACCCGCCGGCCCGCAGCCGGGTCGTCGCCACTCGCATCAGTTGGCGAGCCCTTCCCAAGGCCCCCTTGCGCCCGGCGCACAGGATCTGGTTCGCCATCGATTTCGCCGGCGGACCGCTCGACCGGCTCGACCCGAAAGAGCCGGTCCAACTGGTCGCCAGCGCCACCCGCGGTTCCCTGCGCAGCCCCGGCGCGTTTCAAGTGACCGGCACCCGCCGCTGGCGGGCGGATTTTGAAATCGAACTGGAGGGCGGCGAACCCATCGACTTGCGCGCCTACTTGCGGTTGGGCGAGCAGGCGCTTTCGGAGACTTGGCTGTATCAGTTCATCCCGCGCGCTTCGACCAGCTGA
- a CDS encoding DUF1840 domain-containing protein, translated as MIVTFKTKAHADIMMFGDIAVQLLKLMGHSGTVPSALVAEEVPGALDRLKKAVAAHKAATPQPARPAQKEDGEKEEIPIDLAQRALPLIQLLEAAAAAKADVLWDHQ; from the coding sequence ATGATTGTCACCTTTAAGACCAAAGCGCACGCCGACATCATGATGTTTGGCGATATCGCCGTCCAGTTGCTTAAGCTGATGGGCCACAGCGGGACCGTGCCGAGCGCCCTCGTGGCCGAGGAGGTACCGGGGGCGCTGGATCGTTTGAAAAAAGCGGTGGCGGCTCATAAAGCGGCGACACCACAACCGGCAAGGCCCGCTCAAAAAGAGGACGGGGAGAAGGAAGAAATTCCAATCGATTTAGCGCAGCGCGCGTTACCGTTAATTCAGTTGTTGGAAGCGGCCGCGGCGGCGAAAGCCGATGTGCTGTGGGATCATCAATAA
- a CDS encoding diguanylate cyclase, producing MKFPARPSFRQSLTVPYVVLVLGVASLIGLLSYRTGSQAVDTVADHLLRETVGRISQAVDRHIMGSGAVLEAAFPEGMAAPENLETHFDELRTRFWIATSLHLDPNNYAYYGTRQGHFFGLWRHSQQDGELRIKFDASAPRALYRFTGINGALSEPTLETKLYDPRERPWYRAGEVHPSYTWTSIYIDFRNAELVATRARRVLDAQGALAGVVATDVSLRQLNDFVRKLTISKNALAFIIELDGNLIASSRTPNTKLLADGASVRLNASESGNALQVAAFERVRQALAAPAAAAPRTTLHFVGPNGEVIELAYDRLRDMSGLDWIMVVAVPRSDFIQGVTENVLRTAIIGGVAALVAVAIGLTILGWVSRDLKKLAEAARAVGKGRIDTPLHIDRADEIGDLAASFRQMQHWLRTDTLTKLVNREEILRTITDRIHQHRRRADDTPFAVFFIDLNNFKFINDRLGHAAGDRVLVEIGERLRLSIRSGDLVARYAGDEFVLLANDIHDDGTAEQIRENIEGALREPLTSVDMNGLAGHALGGAVGLARYPADAATADGLIKHADADMYSRKHASKLKSSLSTSIGSPERGRREL from the coding sequence TTGAAATTTCCCGCTCGCCCTTCGTTCCGGCAATCCTTGACGGTACCGTATGTAGTGCTGGTGCTTGGAGTGGCCTCGTTGATCGGCTTGCTGTCCTATCGCACGGGCAGTCAAGCGGTGGATACGGTTGCCGACCACTTGCTGCGTGAGACCGTCGGGCGCATCAGCCAGGCGGTGGACCGGCACATCATGGGTTCGGGCGCGGTGCTGGAGGCCGCCTTTCCCGAGGGCATGGCCGCTCCCGAGAACCTCGAAACCCATTTCGACGAGTTGCGCACCCGATTCTGGATTGCCACCTCCTTGCATCTGGACCCGAACAATTACGCCTACTACGGCACGCGGCAAGGCCATTTCTTCGGCTTGTGGCGTCATTCGCAGCAAGACGGCGAACTGCGCATCAAGTTCGACGCCAGCGCTCCGCGCGCGCTGTACCGATTCACCGGTATTAACGGCGCGCTGTCCGAACCGACCTTGGAGACCAAGCTCTACGACCCGCGGGAGAGGCCATGGTACCGGGCGGGCGAAGTCCATCCGTCCTATACGTGGACCTCCATCTACATCGATTTTCGTAACGCCGAGCTAGTAGCCACGAGAGCGCGTCGCGTGCTCGACGCGCAAGGCGCGCTGGCGGGCGTGGTCGCCACCGACGTTTCATTGCGCCAACTCAACGATTTTGTCCGCAAGCTGACCATCAGCAAGAATGCCTTGGCGTTCATCATCGAGCTGGATGGCAACCTCATCGCCTCGTCGCGCACTCCGAACACCAAGCTGCTGGCCGACGGCGCCAGCGTCCGTCTCAATGCCAGCGAGAGCGGTAATGCCTTACAAGTCGCGGCTTTCGAGCGCGTGCGTCAAGCGCTGGCCGCGCCGGCCGCGGCGGCGCCGCGCACGACATTGCACTTTGTGGGCCCGAACGGCGAAGTGATCGAACTCGCCTACGACCGGCTCAGAGATATGTCTGGGCTAGACTGGATCATGGTCGTGGCGGTACCGCGCAGCGATTTCATTCAGGGGGTGACCGAGAATGTGCTTCGGACGGCGATCATCGGCGGGGTGGCGGCCCTGGTGGCGGTCGCGATCGGTCTGACGATCCTGGGCTGGGTCAGTCGCGATCTGAAAAAGCTGGCCGAGGCCGCCCGCGCAGTGGGGAAGGGCCGGATTGATACTCCGTTGCACATCGACCGAGCTGATGAAATCGGCGATCTGGCGGCGAGCTTCCGGCAAATGCAACATTGGCTGCGAACCGATACGTTGACCAAGCTGGTCAATCGCGAAGAAATCCTGCGGACCATTACCGACCGGATTCACCAGCACCGGCGGCGGGCGGACGATACGCCGTTTGCGGTGTTCTTTATCGACTTGAATAACTTCAAGTTCATCAACGACCGTTTGGGCCATGCCGCGGGCGATAGGGTGTTGGTCGAAATTGGCGAGCGCCTGCGCCTGTCGATCCGTTCCGGCGATCTGGTGGCGCGCTATGCGGGGGATGAGTTCGTACTGCTGGCGAACGACATTCATGATGATGGCACCGCGGAGCAAATTCGAGAAAATATCGAAGGGGCCTTAAGGGAGCCATTGACGAGCGTGGATATGAACGGTTTGGCCGGACATGCGCTGGGAGGGGCGGTCGGGCTGGCTCGCTACCCCGCTGACGCCGCCACGGCGGACGGACTCATCAAACATGCCGATGCCGATATGTACTCCCGCAAGCACGCCAGCAAGTTGAAGTCGAGTTTATCGACCTCAATCGGCTCGCCGGAGCGTGGCCGGCGCGAGCTGTGA
- a CDS encoding alpha-glucosidase: MFFGQKIHPLNFDYPEQLSGDPEKIELLGSGVRLRVACAAILEGCLRLRFENAQATDPVQDSDAVLADYRIGRAAPAKLAGEIAIFEAPDGRVECSASQLQVTMAGVALATVANGIGCCGEALLLNFALTGASGCYGLGERAGRLNKLGETADFLTVDVVAVFRHTYARDDYDPTYVAIPLAILKVGERFLGLFFDNPNRAIMDVGKTRPGEFWYQAFGGVTDLYLLAGPTLAEVTRRYAALTGRAPLPPLWALGYHQCRWGYQSEREFRELAERFAAAEVPVSALWYDIDYMDDYRLFTWDRTDFPDPAGLNRDLKAAGIRAVTIVDPGVKREPGYAVYDGGREQAVFCQTASGREYVGKVWPGDTVFPDFTLEQTRHWWSRWLADFLRDSAVDGAWLDMNDPATGFSRAEEMRFQHGAIPHQRYHNQYAHFMAMASRAAWERVDPDGRPFLLTRSACAGTQRHTAVWTGDNASNWQHLRMALPCSLNLGLSGVAFNGPDVGGFMDDTNAELLVRWHQACCLFPFYRNHSMRDSRLQEPWQFGPAALAAIRGAIQTRYRLLPYLYQCFFAHWRDGDPVIRPLLYHYDNSEYAHLDDQYLVGDALLVAPVLNGEGRGPETIHHGVKYQERTVALPPGWWFDLNHGVWVHGGRVLHYAAALDELPLFARDGAVLPYYAGPLHNSVMDLSAVELHLFCREQTARFEYALDDRDTQRYQRGAWGGAEIAAEIQGERLKVRIAEAGHYPRDTVTFTPVVYGWPELAEIELTVNGKMVTRALRADRRQWLCREWVVRL, from the coding sequence ATGTTTTTCGGCCAAAAAATACATCCCCTCAATTTCGACTATCCCGAACAGCTGAGCGGCGATCCTGAAAAAATTGAGTTGTTGGGCTCCGGTGTTCGGCTGCGGGTCGCTTGCGCGGCCATCTTGGAAGGCTGCCTGCGGTTGCGGTTCGAAAACGCCCAAGCGACCGATCCGGTTCAAGACTCCGACGCCGTGTTAGCGGATTATCGGATCGGCCGCGCCGCGCCGGCCAAGCTGGCGGGCGAGATCGCGATCTTTGAAGCGCCAGACGGCCGGGTCGAATGCAGCGCCAGCCAGCTTCAGGTGACGATGGCGGGCGTCGCGCTAGCGACTGTCGCCAACGGAATCGGCTGTTGCGGTGAGGCGTTGCTGCTGAATTTCGCTTTGACCGGAGCGAGCGGCTGTTACGGGCTCGGCGAGCGCGCCGGCCGTCTCAACAAGTTGGGCGAGACCGCCGATTTCCTGACCGTCGATGTCGTGGCGGTGTTTCGCCACACCTACGCCCGCGACGACTACGATCCGACCTACGTCGCCATTCCCCTGGCGATTCTTAAAGTCGGCGAGCGGTTTTTGGGCCTGTTTTTCGACAATCCCAACCGGGCGATCATGGATGTCGGTAAGACCCGACCGGGTGAATTCTGGTATCAAGCCTTCGGCGGCGTGACCGATCTTTATCTGCTGGCCGGACCGACCCTGGCGGAGGTGACCCGGCGCTATGCGGCGCTGACCGGCCGCGCCCCGTTGCCGCCGCTGTGGGCGCTGGGCTATCACCAATGCCGTTGGGGTTACCAATCCGAGCGGGAGTTTCGCGAACTGGCCGAGCGCTTCGCCGCCGCCGAGGTGCCGGTCAGCGCCTTGTGGTACGACATCGACTACATGGACGACTATCGGCTATTCACCTGGGATCGGACGGATTTTCCCGATCCGGCCGGGTTGAATCGCGACCTGAAAGCGGCGGGGATCCGCGCCGTCACCATCGTCGATCCCGGCGTGAAGCGCGAGCCCGGTTACGCGGTCTACGACGGCGGCCGCGAACAGGCGGTGTTCTGCCAGACCGCCAGCGGGCGCGAGTACGTGGGTAAAGTCTGGCCGGGTGATACGGTGTTTCCTGATTTTACCCTGGAGCAGACGCGCCACTGGTGGTCGCGATGGTTGGCGGATTTTTTGCGCGACAGCGCGGTGGATGGCGCGTGGCTGGACATGAACGACCCTGCCACCGGCTTCAGCCGCGCCGAGGAAATGCGCTTCCAGCACGGCGCGATCCCGCACCAGCGCTATCACAATCAATACGCACATTTCATGGCGATGGCCAGCCGAGCGGCTTGGGAGCGGGTCGATCCCGACGGCCGGCCGTTCTTGCTGACCCGCAGCGCCTGCGCCGGCACCCAGCGTCACACCGCGGTGTGGACCGGCGATAACGCCAGCAACTGGCAACACTTGCGGATGGCCTTGCCGTGTTCGCTCAATTTGGGTCTGTCCGGCGTCGCCTTCAACGGTCCCGATGTGGGCGGTTTCATGGACGATACCAACGCCGAGTTGCTGGTGCGCTGGCATCAAGCGTGCTGTCTGTTCCCGTTTTACCGCAATCACTCCATGCGCGATTCCCGGTTGCAAGAGCCGTGGCAGTTCGGGCCGGCCGCGCTGGCGGCGATTCGCGGCGCCATCCAAACCCGCTACCGGTTGTTGCCGTACCTGTATCAGTGTTTCTTCGCCCATTGGCGGGACGGCGATCCGGTGATCCGGCCGTTGCTGTATCATTACGACAATTCCGAATACGCCCATCTGGACGATCAATATCTGGTGGGTGACGCGCTGCTGGTCGCGCCGGTCTTGAACGGCGAGGGCCGGGGGCCGGAGACGATCCATCATGGCGTCAAATACCAAGAGCGCACGGTGGCGTTGCCGCCGGGTTGGTGGTTCGACCTGAATCACGGCGTTTGGGTGCATGGTGGGCGCGTGTTGCATTATGCCGCCGCGCTGGACGAGCTGCCGCTGTTCGCCCGTGACGGGGCGGTGCTGCCGTACTACGCCGGACCGCTGCATAACAGCGTCATGGATTTGAGTGCGGTCGAATTGCATCTGTTCTGTCGCGAACAAACCGCCCGTTTCGAGTACGCGCTCGACGACCGGGACACGCAGCGTTACCAACGCGGCGCGTGGGGCGGCGCCGAGATCGCCGCTGAAATCCAGGGAGAGCGCTTGAAGGTGCGGATCGCGGAGGCGGGTCATTATCCGCGCGACACGGTGACCTTTACCCCGGTCGTTTACGGCTGGCCGGAATTGGCGGAAATAGAGCTGACTGTCAATGGTAAAATGGTGACCCGCGCGTTGCGAGCCGACCGGCGGCAGTGGTTGTGCCGGGAGTGGGTGGTGCGGCTATGA
- a CDS encoding DsbC family protein: protein MRKTLLIVAALYSAGTLAADPAPPAAPPKQPDLAKLQAALEGDKPDSVAPSAIPGLYEVVIGGQVLYVSEDGRFAVQGDILDLGTRDNLTDHRRGELRGKAIKALGENNMVIFGPEGPVKHTITVFTDIDCGYCRKMHSQIADYNKEGIKIRYLWFPREGIGSESYKKAVSVWCASDRREAMTKAKRGESIENKTCDNPVQAEYELGQKLGVRGTPSMILESGEMLPGYVPPTQLAQLLAEQKSQGSKTTAQP, encoded by the coding sequence ATGCGTAAAACCTTATTGATCGTCGCCGCTCTGTATTCCGCCGGCACGCTGGCCGCCGACCCCGCGCCCCCCGCGGCTCCGCCCAAGCAGCCTGATCTGGCCAAGCTGCAAGCGGCTTTGGAGGGCGACAAGCCCGACAGTGTGGCTCCCTCCGCGATTCCGGGCCTTTATGAGGTCGTAATCGGCGGCCAGGTCTTATATGTGAGTGAAGATGGCCGTTTCGCGGTGCAGGGCGATATTCTGGATTTAGGTACCCGCGACAATCTGACCGACCACCGGCGCGGCGAGTTGCGCGGCAAGGCCATCAAGGCGCTCGGCGAAAACAATATGGTGATTTTCGGTCCCGAGGGGCCGGTCAAGCACACGATTACCGTCTTTACCGACATCGATTGCGGTTACTGTCGCAAGATGCATAGCCAGATAGCCGACTATAACAAGGAAGGCATCAAGATACGCTACCTGTGGTTCCCGCGCGAGGGCATCGGTTCGGAGTCCTACAAAAAAGCGGTGTCGGTCTGGTGCGCGTCGGACCGGCGGGAGGCCATGACCAAAGCCAAGCGCGGCGAGAGCATTGAGAACAAGACGTGCGATAACCCGGTTCAGGCGGAATACGAACTGGGCCAGAAGTTGGGCGTGCGCGGCACGCCCAGCATGATTTTGGAATCCGGGGAAATGCTGCCCGGTTACGTGCCTCCCACCCAACTGGCGCAACTGTTGGCGGAGCAAAAAAGCCAAGGCTCCAAAACCACCGCGCAGCCTTGA
- the queA gene encoding tRNA preQ1(34) S-adenosylmethionine ribosyltransferase-isomerase QueA: MDSEFTRKSKFHNGYPLGESHHRSQPEEPSRQWRRQDFHFELPTELIAQHPPARRGDSRLLVLEGATGALDDRRFEELPRLLRPNDLLVFNDTRVIPARLYGRKTSGGRIELMVERLLDQRRALVHLHASKAPKPGGVLLLDAGFTATVLARHHDLFEISIESDRPLLALLEQHGQIPLPPYIAREPTERDRERYQTVYARRSGAVAAPTAGLHFDRTLLDRLAATGVTQTFITLHVGAGTFQPVRAERITEHVMHGELIEVGAEACEQIRAARARGGRVIAVGTTAVRALETVTDDAGIPRPWRGETRIFIYPGYRFRGVDALITNFHLPESTLLMLVAAFVGHAAILRAYRHAVERRYRFFSYGDAMLLTRHSAS, encoded by the coding sequence ATGGATTCAGAGTTTACCCGGAAGTCGAAGTTTCACAACGGCTACCCGCTCGGTGAATCGCATCACCGCTCCCAACCGGAGGAACCGAGCCGTCAATGGCGCCGTCAGGATTTCCATTTCGAGCTGCCCACGGAGTTGATCGCTCAGCACCCTCCAGCGCGGCGCGGCGACAGCCGGCTGCTGGTGCTGGAGGGTGCCACCGGGGCGCTCGATGATCGGCGGTTTGAGGAACTACCGCGCCTGCTGCGTCCCAATGACCTGCTGGTGTTCAACGACACCCGCGTCATCCCGGCCCGACTGTACGGTCGCAAGACCAGCGGCGGGCGCATCGAGCTAATGGTGGAACGGCTGCTGGACCAGCGGCGGGCGCTGGTTCACTTGCACGCCAGCAAAGCGCCCAAACCCGGCGGCGTGCTGCTGCTGGACGCCGGATTCACCGCCACCGTGCTCGCCCGCCACCACGACCTGTTCGAAATCAGCATCGAGAGCGATCGGCCCTTGCTGGCGCTGCTGGAGCAGCACGGCCAAATCCCGCTGCCGCCTTACATCGCCCGCGAACCGACCGAACGGGACCGCGAACGCTATCAAACCGTTTACGCTCGCCGGTCCGGCGCGGTGGCCGCGCCCACCGCCGGCCTGCATTTTGACCGAACGCTGCTAGACCGGCTCGCCGCCACGGGCGTTACACAAACCTTCATCACGCTGCACGTCGGCGCCGGCACCTTTCAGCCAGTGCGGGCCGAACGTATCACGGAACACGTCATGCACGGCGAGCTTATCGAGGTCGGCGCCGAGGCGTGCGAGCAAATCCGCGCGGCCCGAGCGCGCGGCGGCCGAGTGATCGCGGTCGGCACCACGGCGGTCAGGGCGCTGGAAACCGTCACCGATGACGCGGGTATTCCGCGACCTTGGCGCGGTGAAACCCGCATTTTCATCTACCCCGGCTATCGCTTTCGCGGCGTGGACGCGCTGATCACCAACTTTCACTTGCCGGAATCCACTTTATTGATGTTGGTGGCCGCCTTCGTCGGTCATGCCGCGATTTTGCGCGCCTACCGGCACGCGGTCGAACGCCGTTACCGCTTTTTCAGCTACGGCGACGCCATGTTGCTGACCCGCCACTCGGCTTCCTGA
- the htpX gene encoding protease HtpX — protein MKRIFLFVVTNLAVVLLLGIVARLLGVDRYLYQSGLNLSSLLIFAAIFGMGGSIISLLMSKSIAKMSVGAQVIQNPSSQTERWLVDTVQRQAQAAGIGMPEVAIYDSPEPNAFATGANRNAALVAVSSGLLQQMSADEAEAVLGHEVSHVANGDMVTLSLLQGVLNTFVIVLSRLVGSVVDQGLSRGQDNRGSGIGYYLTSMVLELLFGLLASLIVMWFSRQREFHADAGGARLAGRGKMIAALERLRQLHEPSRLPSQMAAFGINGGFGQGLRKLLTTHPPLEERIAALRQQA, from the coding sequence ATGAAACGTATTTTCTTGTTCGTCGTCACCAACCTGGCGGTCGTGCTGCTGCTTGGCATCGTCGCCCGGCTGCTGGGCGTGGATCGCTATTTGTATCAATCCGGCCTCAACCTTTCGAGCCTTTTGATCTTCGCGGCTATTTTCGGCATGGGCGGCTCGATCATTTCGCTGTTGATGTCGAAGTCGATCGCCAAGATGTCGGTCGGGGCACAGGTCATCCAAAACCCCAGTAGCCAGACCGAACGCTGGTTGGTCGACACCGTGCAGCGCCAGGCACAAGCAGCCGGAATCGGCATGCCGGAAGTGGCGATTTACGACTCGCCGGAACCGAACGCCTTCGCCACGGGCGCCAACCGCAATGCGGCTTTGGTGGCGGTCAGCAGCGGGCTGCTGCAACAGATGTCGGCCGACGAAGCCGAAGCCGTGCTCGGCCACGAAGTCAGCCACGTCGCCAACGGCGACATGGTGACGCTGAGCCTGTTGCAGGGCGTACTGAACACCTTCGTGATCGTCCTGTCGCGCCTCGTCGGCTCGGTGGTGGATCAGGGCTTATCTCGCGGCCAGGACAATCGCGGTTCCGGCATCGGCTACTACCTGACCAGCATGGTGTTGGAGCTGCTGTTCGGCTTGCTGGCCTCGTTGATCGTGATGTGGTTCAGCCGCCAGCGGGAATTTCACGCCGACGCCGGCGGCGCTCGGCTGGCCGGTCGCGGCAAGATGATCGCGGCGCTGGAGCGGTTGCGGCAGTTGCACGAACCGTCGCGCTTGCCCTCGCAGATGGCCGCGTTCGGTATCAACGGCGGCTTTGGCCAGGGCTTGCGCAAGCTGCTGACGACGCATCCGCCGCTGGAGGAGCGTATCGCCGCGCTGCGCCAGCAGGCCTGA